The proteins below are encoded in one region of Ricinus communis isolate WT05 ecotype wild-type chromosome 6, ASM1957865v1, whole genome shotgun sequence:
- the LOC8287510 gene encoding probable glycosyltransferase At5g03795 translates to MTMSISHLSLFLVFFSLYTSLSQSSTSLYLSPALFFPNYQRMLQSFKIYTYTPPQPFSFTSPVESLFFTSLQNSHFITLNPEQAHLFFIPFPSDLSPRSLARVIRDLRTEFPYWNRTLGADHFYISCTGLGYESDRNLVELKKNSVQISCFPSPNGKFVPHKDITLPPLVPSTIHKSSNKRRPYKAFVKYDGVEELRSDLEVLIESQPSDEKTRSEFCLFDYAANISGIGEALSSGCVPLVITDRPIQDLPLMDVLRWQEIAVIVGSSDDGFKWVKRVLNGTCSRGDTCERMRRLGAGASQHLVWNETPEPYDAFHMVMYQLWLRRHTIRYARREWI, encoded by the coding sequence ATGACAATGTCAATCTCTCACTTGAGTCTCTTCCTCGtcttcttctctctttacaCTTCACTCTCTCAATCCTCCACCTCACTCTACCTCTCCCCCGCCTTATTCTTCCCTAATTACCAAAGAATGCTCCAATCTTTCAAAATATACACTTATACCCCTCCACAacccttctctttcacttCTCCAGTTGAATCACTTTTCTTCACTTCACTCCAAAACAGCCATTTCATAACCCTAAACCCAGAACAAGCTCACCTCTTCTTCATCCCTTTTCCTTCTGATCTCTCCCCGCGTTCTCTCGCGCGTGTAATCAGAGACCTCCGAACAGAATTTCCTTACTGGAATCGTACACTCGGTGCggatcatttttatatttcctgCACCGGTCTCGGCTATGAATCGGACCGAAATCTCGTTGagttaaagaaaaactcaGTTCAGATCTCGTGTTTTCCGTCTCCTAACGGTAAGTTTGTTCCTCATAAGGATATAACACTGCCTCCGTTAGTTCCTAGTACTATTCACAAGTCATCAAATAAAAGGAGGCCGTATAAGGCTTTTGTAAAATACGATGGAGTCGAAGAGTTGAGAAGTGATTTGGAGGTTTTGATTGAAAGTCAGCCGTCAGATGAGAAGACGAGAAGCGAGTTTTGTTTGTTTGACTATGCAGCGAACATTTCGGGGATAGGAGAGGCGCTGAGCAGTGGGTGTGTCCCTCTGGTTATCACTGACCGTCCGATTCAGGATCTGCCGTTGATGGATGTGTTGAGGTGGCAGGAGATTGCGGTGATTGTAGGGTCCAGTGATGATGGATTTAAGTGGGTGAAGAGGGTCTTGAATGGCACGTGCAGCAGAGGTGATACGTGTGAGAGAATGAGGAGATTGGGTGCGGGAGCGAGTCAGCATTTAGTTTGGAATGAGACTCCTGAGCCGTACGATGCGTTTCATATGGTGATGTATCAGCTTTGGCTTAGGCGTCACACCATTAGATACGCACGGAGAGAATGGATCTAA